A genomic segment from Capra hircus breed San Clemente chromosome 15, ASM170441v1, whole genome shotgun sequence encodes:
- the IL10RA gene encoding interleukin-10 receptor subunit alpha, with product MLPRQIVKLAALLSLLLGSRAHELPRPPSVWFEAEFFHHVLYWTPIPNPSESTYYEVELLKYGVEPTSWKRILNCSQVLVMSCDVTLETLDLYRSNGYRARVRAVDGSQHSNWTFPETRFSMDEVTLTVASVKLEMHNGNIVGAIQLPRPKVAPEGDTYENIFHNFREYQIEVRKVPGLYESHGKVKNESFKLPIPRGVGEFCVRVKPSVGSRVNKEVWSKEECVLLTSQYFTVTNISLFSTFILLFYGALTFCLIFQLYVRRRGKLPAVLVFKKPSPFNLISQFSHPETQDAIHNLDEEAFPKVTPELRNSDMHGSTDSGFGSAKPSLQTDEPQFLLPASDPQAGETLEKGMPQELENSCGSGGSSNSADSGICLPDPRLCPSAEPSWEPQVGSDSREREDSGIGLAQNSRGQPEDAQGGSASGHVSPLGPEEPAEEDSVAGAFQGYLKQTQGPEEKAAQAGGLEEESSSTEDLDPQCRMCLDTEAGWPLPALAKGYVQQDPPEMILAPLQTPEGQWDQPTEDWPFLGLTSCGDLGTSDWSFAHDFAPLDCVPAPGGLLGSFDSDLVTLPLITSLQSNE from the exons ATGCTGCCGCGCCAGATAGTGAAGCTGGCGgcgctcctcagcctgctcctcgGCTCCCGCGCGCACG AACTGCCTAGACCTCCATCTGTGTGGTTTGAAGCAGAGTTTTTCCACCACGTCCTCTACTGGACACCCATCCCAAATCCGTCTGAAAGTACCTATTATGAAGTGGAGCTCCTGAA GTATGGAGTAGAGCCCACCTCCTGGAAGCGCATCCTGAACTGTAGCCAGGTGCTGGTGATGTCCTGTGATGTCACTCTGGAGACCCTGGACCTGTATCGCAGCAACGGTTACCGAGCCAGAGTCCGGGCAGTGGACGGAAGCCAGCATTCcaactggacctttcctgaaacCCGCTTCTCCATGGATGAAG TGACTCTGACGGTCGCCAGTGTGAAGCTCGAGATGCACAACGGTAACATCGTTGGGGCCATCCAGCTCCCCAGGCCCAAGGTGGCCCCTGAAGGCGACACGTATGAAAACATCTTTCACAACTTCCGGGAGTACCAGATTGAGGTTCGCAAGGTACCAGGACTCTATGAG tcccatgGCAAGGTCAAAAACGAAAGCTTCAAACTCCCAATCCCGAGAGGGGTGGGAGAGTTCTGCGTCAGGGTGAAACCGTCTGTCGGCTCCCGAGTGAACAAAGAGGTCTGGTCCAAGGAGGAGTGCGTCTTGCTCACCTCACAGt ATTTCACAGTGACCAACATCAGCCTCTTTTCCACCTTCATCCTGCTGTTCTATGGAGCCCTGACCTTCTGTCTGATCTTCCAGCTGTATGTGCGGCGCCGGGGGAAGCTGCCTGCTGTCCTG GTCTTCAAGAAGCCCAGTCCCTTCAACCTCATCAGCCAGTTTTCCCACCCAGAGACCCAAGATGCCATCCATAACCTGGACGAGGAGGCCTTCCCCAAGGTGACTCCGGAGCTGAGGAACTCAGACATGCACGGCAGTACCGACAGTGGCTTCGGCAGTGCCAAGCCATCGCTGCAGACCGATGAGCCCCAgttcctcctccctgcctccgACCCCCAGGCCGGGGAGACTCTGGAAAAGGGGATGCCCCAGGAGTTGGAGAACAGCTGTGGTAGTGGGGGTAGCAGCAACAGTGCAGACAGCGGGATCTGCTTGCCAGATCCCCGCCTGTGTCCCAGCGCGGAGCCCAGCTGGGAGCCGCAGGTGGGGAGCGACAGCCGGGAGCGGGAGGACAGTGGCATTGGCCTGGCCCAGAACTCTAGGGGACAGCCTGAGGATGCTCAGGGTGGCTCAGCTTCAGGCCATGTGAGTCCCCTGGGACCTGAGGAGCCTGCGGAAGAAGACTCAGTGGCAGGGGCCTTCCAGGGCTACCTGAAGCAGACCCAGGGCCCAGAGGAGAAGGCAGCCCAGGCAGGCGGCCTGGAAGAAGAGTCTTCCTCAACAGAGGACCTTGACCCCCAATGCAGGATGTGCCTGGATACTGAGGCAGGCTGGCCTCTACCAGCCCTGGCCAAGGGTTATGTGCAACAGGACCCCCCAGAAATGATTCTTGCTCCTTTGCAGACCCCTGAAGGACAGTGGGACCAACCAACtgaggactggccattcctggGCTTGACCAGCTGTGGCGACCTCGGCACATCTGACTGGAGCTTTGCCCATGACTTTGCCCCTCTGGATTGTGTGCCAGCCCCGGGCGGTCTCCTGGGCAGTTTTGACTCAGATCTGGTTACCCTGCCACTGATCACCAGCCTGCAGTCAAATGAGTGA